From the genome of Acidobacteriota bacterium:
ATGCTGGTACGCGTTCGCCCGCCGGATTCGTGCTTTTCGATCAGCAGGTGATGGTCAGCAAAAGAGGCAATTTGCGGCAGATGAGTCACGCAAATCACCTGATTATGAGCACCTAAAGCCTTTAATTTCCTGCCCACCGCCTCGGCGGCGCGTCCGCCGATGCCGGTATCGATTTCGTCAAAGACCAGGGTGCGATCAGCCGTTCGCCGCTTTGGCTTGCCATTGCCATTGGTTCGGGAGTGTCCGGACTCGACGCTTGCCTTCAAAGCCAGCATTACGCGCGACAATTCCCCTCCAGATGCGATCTTTTCGATGGGATTTAGCGGCTCTCCGGGGTTAGTCGCTATCAGATATGCGACAGAATCGAGGCCTGAAGGCGACCAGTTTGCGTCATCCTCAGAGGTCATTATTTCCACTCGGAAGCGCGCTTTCATCGCTAATTCATTGATTTCTGCTTCCGCTAACTTCTCTAATTTGCGCGCTGCAGAGGCTCGATTGCGCGAAATTTGCTGCGCTTCCGCCAGATAATCCTGGGCTGCGGCGGCTAATTGCTTCTTTAAAGCGCGCAAAATCTCCTCACGATTCTCAATTTCATCCAGCTTTTGCGCCAGATCTGCGCCATAAGCGAGCACTTCTTCGACGCTATTTCCATACTTTCTCTTCAGCCTATCGATGGTTTCCAGACGGTCTGCGAGCTCTGCTAAGCGCCCTGGGGAGGCGTCAATGCCGTCTGCATAGTCGCGAGTTGTGGCGCTAACGTCCTCGATATCGGCCCTCGCGGACTCCATTGTCTTCACTAATTCGGCAAATTGAGCGTCAAATCGCGCCAGTTCTTCCAGCTGGCGCGCCGCAGAACGCAGCGTTGCGAGCGCAGAATTAGGCGATTCGTACAGCAAATCGTAGGCTCCCATCGCCGCGGAATACAGTTTTTCCGCGTTTTGCAGCACTCTGCGCTCAGTTTCCAGGCGCAAATCCTCGCCTAATTCGAGCTTAGCGGCGTCGATTTCCTTCTTCTGGAAGCTCCACAGGTCCACTAAACGCAGCCTATCTTGCTCACTGCGCTCCAATTCTTCGATTCGCAACCGCAATTCGCGCCATTCGGCGTACTTTTTTGCGACTAACTCGACGCCAATTCCGGCATAAGAATCCAATAATTTGAGCCTCGCGGGCGGATCAAAGGCCAATACCGTCTCGTTTTGCGCGTGAATAGTCACCAATTCCGGCGCTAACTGCTTCAATACAGCGACAGTTGCGGGCTGATTATTCACCCAAACGCGGCTCTTAGCGCCGATTTCGCGCTTCAATATCAGCTCTCCGGACGCGCTTTCAACACCATTGGCGTCAAGAATGCGGTCTATCTGCGCGCTTGCAGGATGAAATACGCAGCTCAAAACCGCCTTATCGGCACCATGACGCACCACTTCCGGCGACGCTTTATCACCCAGAAGCAGCGCGAGTGCATCGATCAAAATGGATTTTCCGGCGCCAGTCTCACCGGTCAGGAGGTTGAGTCCAGGTCCGAACTCCACTGTTACGTGATCGATCACTGCGTAATTCTCGACGCTAAGCTCGACGAGCATCAGCCGCAGAATAGCCTTGTTCGCGAACCCAAACAATCGGTTTCGCGGGTTTGTCATTCCGAACCGCCCCTCATTTTGGGCGGTGAGGAATCCCTACGGACGGCTAGAATGTCGGCCCGTGCCAACAATCCCAAACGGTTTATTTCGTCTACATTCTCGCGAGTCTGTCAGGAACACTGTATGTGGGAATCAGCAACAACGTTCAGCGGAGATCAGCCGAGCATTGGATCGGAAGAGCGGGTAGCTTTACGACAAAATACAAAGTTGACCGTCTAGTCTTATTTCGAAACTTCAGTGACATCGTCAAGGCAATCGCGCGCGAGAAGCAGATCAAGAGTTGGCGAAGAGAGAAGAAGGTCGCGCTTATCAACAGCATGAATCCGGCTTGGCAGGATCTGCGAAAGGAACTAATGGTGAGCACGCTTATGTGAATGTCTCGCCAGGCGCTTTGACGTAAACACAATGGAAAAACCTCGTCGAACGAGACCGCATGGGCATCGAGGGATTCCTCTCTCGGCGCACAAACAGCGCCTCCCTCGGAATGACAGGAAGACACTCCGCAGAAGTACATGTACTCACGAGGTACTAAGGGCTTCGACTCTTTGCCATGCAGAGTTGCGGTTTGCTACCTTTTAGCAGAGGTATAAATGACGTCTCCCCCCGCTCTCCTTGCGTTTGCTACTGATATCGGTGGTCTCATCTCCGACGCCGGCCCGGTCGCACACACAGTCCTGGCGCTCTTGCTTTTGTTCAGCGTTCTCTCCTGGTCGATCATCTTGTCGAAGGGAACGAAGTTCCGCCGCATGCGTGCGCAAAGCGGACGATTCCTGCGCGCATTCCGCAAAGCTAATGGACGTCTGCAGGACGTTTCCGCGGTCTCGGAGCAGTTCAAGCCAAGTCCGCTGGTAAGCGTTTTCGAGGGCGGATTCGACGAGTATCGTCGCCAGAGCGGCGCAGGCTCGCCGCGCAATCTGAGTGCGGTACAACGCGCCGTTCAGATCGCCTCTTCCGAAGAGATGACGCAGATGGAATCCCGCCTTCCGTGGCTGGCGACCACAGGCGCAATCACGCCATTTGTCGGCCTCTTCGGCACGGTGTGGGGCATCATCGATGCCTTTCAGGGACTTGGCAATGCAGGCGCCGCGACGCTGCGGGCCGTAGCTCCAGGAATTTCCGCGGCGTTGATCACCACCGCCGCCGGACTCTTTACCGCGATTCCGGCCGTCATTGCCTATAACCAATACATGCAGCAGATTCGCGAATTCGGTGCACGCATGGACGACTTCGGCCTGGAACTCCTGAATACAGTCGACCGCTCCGCGCCGACACCGCAATCAGCAAGAATGCGGGAAAGCGTCGTTCTGGAAGAAAGATAACGAACTCACCACCGAGACACGCAGTCACGGAGAACAGCAAAGACGGGATTGAACACGGAGGACACGAAGGTCGCGGAGGCTTGCCCTGGCGGAACAGACATTCCACTAAAGATTCAGAGCGTCGATATGATATGCGGAAAACCTGCATTTCCTCTGTGTCTCTGTGTCCTCCGTGTTCAGTCCCGGTTTGGTTTTTTTTCCTGACTCCGTGGTGAAATAGGTTTTTATGGCATTCACCAATTCCCAAGGTCGCACACAAAGCTCGCTTTCCGAGATCAACATCACGCCCTTTGTGGACGTGGTGCTGGTGTTGCTTATTATCTTTATGCTGACGGCGCCGATCATCCAGTCGGGGATTGAGGTAAACGTTCCGCATACGCAGACGGTGAAGGAGATCACCGAGCCTCGGCTCGTGCTCACCATGGATCGCGATCAGAATGTCTTTTTGGGAAGCGATGCGGTTAAGCTGGCCGAGCTTCCCAAAATATTGCATGACCGGGTAAAGGATCCCGAGCATCATCCAATTTACCTGCGCTGCGACGAGAACGTGACCTTCGGCGCATTTGCCGCTTTGATGGATATCGTGAAGCACAGCGGCATCACCAACGTCTCCATCGTTACCCAGCCTTATCAGAATAAGAATGTCGCAACGCGTTGACATCTTCGACATCCGCGAGTCGTGGAAGGGGCCGATCAGCGCCTCTGTCGCATTTCACGGAGCGATCGTGGCAGCTGTTCTCACTTATGGCGCAATCGTGGGCGTCTCCCGAAATGAATGGGGCAGTGGAGAGAGGGTTACTGGCGAAGCCATTTCGGCGACATTGGTAGGAGCCAGCGCGATCCCGCTTCCGCGCGAGCAGCCTACGGAGAACATCGTGGCCAACGAATCTCCAGCGGTGACGCACTCGCAGCCCAAGGAAGTTGCTCCTGCAGTGCCTGAGGCGGTAAAAATTCCCGAAACGGTAAAGATTAAGCCCAAGGAACAGCCGAAACGGAGCGTGGAAAAGCATCCTGAGCCGGTGCAGCAGGCTACGAACCAACTGCAGTACGGCGCAGGGGGCCAGGTTCACCAGAACTTCACCACCTTCAACAGCGCGCTTGGCGTGGGTGCGGTTGCTATGACGACGGGCGGAGACTTCGGAAGCCGCTACGCATACTATGTGCGTCAGGTGACGCAGGCGTTGTCGCAGAACTGGCTGAAGTATGAGGTGGATCCGCACGCCATGCCGAACGCCTCGGTCTCCGTTTCCTTTGACATTTCCCGCGATGGCTCGCCCTCGAACATCAGAATTACCCAGTCGAGCGGCATACCCTCGCTCGATACCTCTGCCGTTCGAACGCTGCAGCGCATCGACAGCTTTGGGCCTCTGCCGACCGATTATCGCGGCGGCAGTGTAGGCGCCGAATTCGAATTTCGGTATACGCCGATTAAGAGATGACGAATTCAGAGATGACGAAGTTGATTAATGAATCCAACAATTACTCGACGTCCACTGTCTTCACGAAGCAAAGTCCGTTTCGGTGGATCCGGAGGTGGAAGCCCCCGACTTCTAGTCGGGGGAGCGAGGCTTTTCAAGCCTCGCGGAGGAGCTGCATCCCACATTGTCGCGCTTTAGCGCTGGTTCGCAGACTGCCCGGGGCTAAAGCCCAACTCATTGCTTCATTGTTTTGCCGCCGGATTGGAAGCCCGGCTCCTCCGACTGAAAGTCGAGGGCTTCCACCGGGGGCTTTCCATGAACCATCGCTGCTAAAGCCGATGCCCTTCCCTAAACCACGCTTCGCGCCAAAATCCCTTCCTAAGACACGTCATACGTCCTTCCTGGCGCTCTCAGTTGTCCTAATTCTGTTATCCCCCCTCGCCTTTCCCCAACAAGACAAATTCCAAGGCGTAGTTACCCAGGGCGTCGAACGCGTCCGCATCGCTGTTGCCGATTTCAAGCCCGCGAGTGCCGATCCCAATGCGGGACAGCTTCTCACGACCTTTAATACAGTCCTCTTCTCTGATCTGCAGAACGCCGGAATCTTCGACGTAGTTTCGAAGAGCTTCAATCCATTGCAGGTGCCGGGCACACCGCAGGAGGTCACGCTCGACGCCTGGGGAAATCCTCCGACGAATGCCGCCATGCTCGCTTTCGGAAACCTCGGCGTAAGCAACGGGCAAGTTTCCGTCTCCGGCTGGCTCTTCGACGTCAAGAACAGCGTCTCGCCGCAGGTGCTTGGCAAGCAATACCGCGAAGACGCTACGCCGGATAACGCGCGCCTGATCGCGCACCGCTTTGCCGACGAGATCATCTTCCGTCTCGGTGGAGGCATTGCGGGAATCGCCGAGAGCAAAATCGTTTTCGTCAGCAATCGCACCGGGACCAAAGAAATTTGGATGATGGATTACGACGGCAACGGCGAGCGCCAAATCACGAAGCTCGGCAGTGTCTCGCTCTCGCCGCGCATCTCGCCCGATAATTCGCGAATTGCCTTTGTGGAACTGGGCAAGCGGAGCGTGAATATCCGCATGTACTCGCTCGATCTGAGTCGGGCAGTGACCTTTCCTAATATTGGAGGCACGACCATCTCTCCGGCGTGGTCGCCGGACGGGCTGCGCCTGGCATTCTCGTCGTCACGCACAGGAGATCCCGAAATCTATGTCTCCAACGCCTCCGGCGGAGAGCTTGCTCGTTTGACAGAGGTTCACGGTCCGGACGTCTCGCCCTGCTGGAATCCCAAAACGGGAGGACAGATTGCGTTCGTAAGCGGGCGCTCAGGGTTGCCGCAGATTTACACCATGGCGTCGGATGGAACCAATGTGCAGCGCATGACCGATACGGGATACGCGGTGTCGCCATCCTGGTCCCCGAATGGGCAATACCTGGTTTTTGCGTGGTCGCGCAGGTACGGCCCCGGAATCCCCGGCGCGCAGGACATTTATATAATGGATGTGGCCAGCAAGACGTGGGCGCAGTTAACCCATGACGCGGGTTCCAACGACTTCCCGTCATGGTCCTCCGACGGACGGCACATCGTTTTCCAATCCAATCGTTCCGGCACGACCCAAATCTGGACCATGCTGGCCGACGGCACCCAGCAGCACCAGTTAACTCATACGAGCCAGAACACACAACCCAACTGGAGTTGGAAGTAAACTTTCACTTTGATGATGAACCAGGGAGAAATCGGGTGATCGGGTGAAGTGAAACCTAGGCTGTCGGCGTTCGGCTGTCGGCTTTCGGCCTGTAAACGTTTTGGTACTCCGTCGAAACTGCCCATTGGCCGAACGCCGAGTGCCGAGAGCCGAGCGCCCATTTTCGGAGGAAATGAACGAAGGAGAAATCGGGTGATCGGGTGATCGGGTGAAGTGAAACCAGGCTGTCAGCTGTCGGCTTTCGGCCTGTAAACGTTTTGTGGTTCATCGAAACTGTACATTGGCCGAACGCGGAGTGCCGAATGCCGAGCGCCCATTCCGAATTCAATTGATCACTGGATCGGTTGTTTCTCGTGAAGCCTATATTTAGCCATTCATTATTTTTTCGGAGGAGATCGTGAATAAACGCCAGTGGATGCATGCGACTCAGATCGCAGCGTTGTCCATACTCTTGGTGATTGCCGGCTGCCATAAGGCCAAGCCGGTGCCACCGCCGCCGCCACCGCCACCGCCGCCGGCGCCCACTGCGTCGATTTCGGCGAATCCGTCCGCCGTCAATGCTGGGCAGTCCACACAGCTCACGTGGACGACGGAGAACGCCACTGACGTTTCCATCGAGGGTGTGGGCAAGGTGCAGGCGAGCGGGTCACAGACCGTGACTCCGACCGATTCCACGACTTATCGCCTGACCGCGACCGGTCCTGGCGGAACGCAGGAGGCAACTACGCGCGTGACGGTGAACCGTCCGGCGCCGGTGCAGGCGCTTCCGCAGGAGCCGACGCTTACCGATCAGCAGTTATTCGAGCAGAACATTAAAGACGCGTACTTCGAGTACGACAGCTACGAGATTCGTCCGCAGGACGGAGCTACGCTGCAGGCAGACGCGCAGTTCCTGAATCAGCATCCAAACTGGAGAGTGCTGATCGAAGGGCATTGCGACGAGCGCGGATCAACCGAATACAACATGGCGCTCGGCGATAGCCGCGCGCAGGCTGCGAAGCAGGCGCTGATTTCTGCGGGTGTGGCAGCCAATCGCCTGACGACCACCAGCTTCGGCAAGGAGAAGCCGTTCTGCACTGAGTCGAACGAACAGTGCTGGCAGCAGAATCGACGTGGGCATCTAGCGCTGGCTGGGCAGTAGGGAAGTCATTCAGCGGGCAGTTGTTTAGTGCATGGTAGAGACGCAGCCTGCTGCGTCTCTACGCCGCGTCCAACTGTGCACGACGGTGTTTGAATTGGATGACGGCTGCTCGATACCAACGTCAGTAATAGAACAGCT
Proteins encoded in this window:
- a CDS encoding excinuclease ABC subunit C, which codes for MLASLSGTLYVGISNNVQRRSAEHWIGRAGSFTTKYKVDRLVLFRNFSDIVKAIAREKQIKSWRREKKVALINSMNPAWQDLRKELMVSTLM
- a CDS encoding biopolymer transporter ExbD → MAFTNSQGRTQSSLSEINITPFVDVVLVLLIIFMLTAPIIQSGIEVNVPHTQTVKEITEPRLVLTMDRDQNVFLGSDAVKLAELPKILHDRVKDPEHHPIYLRCDENVTFGAFAALMDIVKHSGITNVSIVTQPYQNKNVATR
- the pal gene encoding peptidoglycan-associated lipoprotein Pal; the protein is MHATQIAALSILLVIAGCHKAKPVPPPPPPPPPPAPTASISANPSAVNAGQSTQLTWTTENATDVSIEGVGKVQASGSQTVTPTDSTTYRLTATGPGGTQEATTRVTVNRPAPVQALPQEPTLTDQQLFEQNIKDAYFEYDSYEIRPQDGATLQADAQFLNQHPNWRVLIEGHCDERGSTEYNMALGDSRAQAAKQALISAGVAANRLTTTSFGKEKPFCTESNEQCWQQNRRGHLALAGQ
- the tolB gene encoding Tol-Pal system beta propeller repeat protein TolB; amino-acid sequence: MPFPKPRFAPKSLPKTRHTSFLALSVVLILLSPLAFPQQDKFQGVVTQGVERVRIAVADFKPASADPNAGQLLTTFNTVLFSDLQNAGIFDVVSKSFNPLQVPGTPQEVTLDAWGNPPTNAAMLAFGNLGVSNGQVSVSGWLFDVKNSVSPQVLGKQYREDATPDNARLIAHRFADEIIFRLGGGIAGIAESKIVFVSNRTGTKEIWMMDYDGNGERQITKLGSVSLSPRISPDNSRIAFVELGKRSVNIRMYSLDLSRAVTFPNIGGTTISPAWSPDGLRLAFSSSRTGDPEIYVSNASGGELARLTEVHGPDVSPCWNPKTGGQIAFVSGRSGLPQIYTMASDGTNVQRMTDTGYAVSPSWSPNGQYLVFAWSRRYGPGIPGAQDIYIMDVASKTWAQLTHDAGSNDFPSWSSDGRHIVFQSNRSGTTQIWTMLADGTQQHQLTHTSQNTQPNWSWK
- a CDS encoding flagellar motor protein MotA, with the translated sequence MTSPPALLAFATDIGGLISDAGPVAHTVLALLLLFSVLSWSIILSKGTKFRRMRAQSGRFLRAFRKANGRLQDVSAVSEQFKPSPLVSVFEGGFDEYRRQSGAGSPRNLSAVQRAVQIASSEEMTQMESRLPWLATTGAITPFVGLFGTVWGIIDAFQGLGNAGAATLRAVAPGISAALITTAAGLFTAIPAVIAYNQYMQQIREFGARMDDFGLELLNTVDRSAPTPQSARMRESVVLEER
- the recN gene encoding DNA repair protein RecN, producing the protein MLVELSVENYAVIDHVTVEFGPGLNLLTGETGAGKSILIDALALLLGDKASPEVVRHGADKAVLSCVFHPASAQIDRILDANGVESASGELILKREIGAKSRVWVNNQPATVAVLKQLAPELVTIHAQNETVLAFDPPARLKLLDSYAGIGVELVAKKYAEWRELRLRIEELERSEQDRLRLVDLWSFQKKEIDAAKLELGEDLRLETERRVLQNAEKLYSAAMGAYDLLYESPNSALATLRSAARQLEELARFDAQFAELVKTMESARADIEDVSATTRDYADGIDASPGRLAELADRLETIDRLKRKYGNSVEEVLAYGADLAQKLDEIENREEILRALKKQLAAAAQDYLAEAQQISRNRASAARKLEKLAEAEINELAMKARFRVEIMTSEDDANWSPSGLDSVAYLIATNPGEPLNPIEKIASGGELSRVMLALKASVESGHSRTNGNGKPKRRTADRTLVFDEIDTGIGGRAAEAVGRKLKALGAHNQVICVTHLPQIASFADHHLLIEKHESGGRTRTSIRQLDTQERREEIARMLSGAKLTDASLKHAEQMLKANAS